The Hyphomicrobium sp. MC1 genome window below encodes:
- a CDS encoding glucose-6-phosphate isomerase, with the protein MFQQNIDGCLETAIGQHGLAPQAYASWLDSIGPHIETLKDDYRKDRLPLLRIAEEEQDIADAEAALAKLSEGAKTLVFFGTGGSSLGGETFAQIAGWGIYGVALPGQSKRPRTRFYANLDGGTLQGVLDSLDLPTTRFIVTSKSGGTAETLAQTIAALTAVKAAGLEAQIPKMFLGITEPDKPGKTNGLRTLLSTFGIPMLEHHTGIGGRFSCLTNVGLMAALARGLDARAIRAGAKSVVDALLAAKSAADFAPAVGAATAVALSKEKGIATLVMMPYADKLGRLSAWFVQLWAESLGKGGEGTTPIGALGPLDQHSQLQLFMDGPHDHYLTILRVASEGVGPRIDPELARIAGAEMLGGHTVGDIVSAQSHALPEALARAGRPVRTIDIAKLDEKTIGALLMHFMIETILAGRLLGVDPFDQPGVELAKVLTRERLAKGA; encoded by the coding sequence ATGTTTCAGCAGAATATTGATGGGTGCCTGGAAACCGCGATCGGCCAACACGGTCTCGCGCCTCAGGCTTATGCCTCTTGGCTCGACAGTATCGGGCCGCACATCGAAACCCTGAAAGACGACTATCGCAAGGACCGTCTCCCGCTTCTGCGCATCGCCGAGGAGGAGCAGGACATCGCTGACGCCGAAGCGGCGCTCGCGAAACTTTCCGAAGGCGCCAAGACGCTTGTCTTCTTCGGCACCGGCGGATCGAGCCTCGGCGGCGAGACTTTCGCGCAGATCGCAGGCTGGGGCATTTACGGCGTTGCGCTGCCGGGACAGAGCAAGCGTCCTCGTACGCGCTTCTATGCCAACCTCGATGGCGGCACGCTGCAAGGTGTTCTCGACTCGCTAGACCTGCCGACGACGCGCTTCATTGTGACGTCGAAATCCGGGGGCACCGCCGAAACACTGGCGCAAACGATCGCCGCGTTGACGGCCGTGAAAGCCGCGGGTCTCGAAGCGCAAATCCCGAAAATGTTTCTCGGCATCACCGAGCCCGACAAGCCCGGCAAGACGAATGGCCTGCGCACGCTGCTGTCGACGTTCGGTATTCCCATGCTCGAGCATCACACCGGCATCGGCGGCCGCTTTTCGTGTCTGACCAACGTCGGCCTGATGGCGGCTCTCGCGCGCGGTCTTGATGCGCGCGCCATTCGCGCTGGCGCCAAGAGCGTGGTCGACGCGCTTCTCGCCGCCAAGTCCGCGGCTGATTTCGCGCCGGCCGTCGGCGCCGCCACCGCCGTCGCGCTGTCGAAGGAAAAAGGCATCGCCACGCTCGTAATGATGCCCTACGCCGACAAGCTCGGCCGCCTCTCGGCGTGGTTCGTGCAACTCTGGGCAGAAAGCCTCGGCAAGGGCGGCGAGGGGACGACGCCGATCGGCGCGCTTGGCCCTCTCGATCAGCACAGCCAGCTCCAGCTCTTCATGGATGGTCCGCACGATCACTATTTGACTATTCTACGTGTCGCGAGCGAGGGCGTTGGCCCCAGGATAGACCCGGAACTCGCGCGAATCGCTGGCGCCGAAATGCTTGGCGGCCACACCGTTGGCGATATCGTCTCCGCCCAGTCGCATGCTCTGCCCGAGGCTTTGGCGCGCGCCGGGCGTCCGGTGCGAACAATCGACATTGCAAAACTCGACGAAAAGACCATCGGCGCGCTGCTGATGCACTTTATGATCGAAACGATTCTCGCGGGGCGCCTACTCGGTGTCGATCCCTTCGATCAACCGGGTGTCGAGCTTGCGAAAGTCCTGACGAGAGAGCGCCTCGCGAAAGGCGCTTAG